A single Pseudomonas putida DNA region contains:
- a CDS encoding AraC family transcriptional regulator, with protein MTAITLPDGPEQTPLTADTVLRYHLCWKHRDLDGVIALYHPDIQYHDFFQNRVLGYLELRDYVRACLPHEAGEDIVHSDRIRVDGCTAFIQYQVTVQGGDGLVAFQSSEAITVKDGLIWRVNEYATLVRQHGNGLASSGPRPATSRLGLSPRQLSTMAQDLEHYFQRQRPYLDPELDLQQVADASGYSRNQISYLLNQVLGQSFYRYVNQARLQHLMASLDDDSVEAPIDDLAFSAGFNSLSAFYKCFREHTGLTPKAYLKQISLRART; from the coding sequence ATGACCGCCATCACCCTTCCTGACGGCCCCGAGCAGACCCCGCTCACCGCCGACACCGTGCTGCGCTACCACCTGTGCTGGAAGCACCGCGACCTCGACGGCGTGATCGCGCTCTACCACCCCGACATCCAGTATCACGACTTCTTCCAGAACCGCGTGCTCGGCTACCTCGAGTTGCGCGATTACGTGCGCGCCTGCCTGCCCCATGAAGCCGGCGAAGACATCGTCCATAGCGACCGCATCCGCGTCGACGGTTGCACTGCCTTCATCCAGTACCAGGTCACGGTGCAAGGTGGCGACGGCCTGGTGGCGTTCCAGTCCAGCGAAGCGATCACCGTCAAGGACGGCCTGATCTGGCGGGTCAACGAATACGCCACTCTGGTGCGCCAGCACGGCAACGGCCTGGCCAGCAGCGGCCCACGCCCGGCCACTAGCCGCCTGGGCCTGTCGCCAAGGCAGCTGTCGACCATGGCCCAGGACCTGGAACACTACTTCCAGCGCCAACGCCCCTACCTCGACCCGGAGCTGGACCTGCAGCAGGTGGCCGACGCCAGCGGCTACAGCCGCAACCAGATCTCCTACCTGCTCAACCAGGTGCTTGGGCAAAGCTTCTATCGCTACGTCAACCAGGCGCGCCTGCAGCACCTGATGGCCAGCCTCGACGACGACAGCGTCGAGGCGCCGATCGACGATCTGGCGTTCAGCGCCGGTTTCAACTCGCTCTCGGCGTTCTACAAGTGCTTCCGCGAGCACACCGGCCTCACCCCCAAGGCCTATCTGAAGCAAATTTCCCTGCGTGCACGCACGTAA
- a CDS encoding NAD(P)/FAD-dependent oxidoreductase, translated as MQPLRTLSLWMDQLDEPLCARPALRQDLEVDVCIIGAGYTGLWTAYYLKRQAPHLNIAVIEANIAGFGASGRNGGWLMGNLLGEDRLLATLSPQQRRASIDLLHGIPDEVHSVLQSEGIDCDYRKGGVLYCAARYPEQERSLRAYLDDLYRQGMTEDDYRWLRPEQLDAQLRVSNAYGAIYSPHTATIHPAKLARGLARAVEALGVTIYENTPAIDWQPGEVRSPLARIRCQWTVPAVEGYAASLPPLGKHQLPVQSLLVATEPLPESTWEQIGLAQGQAFSESSRQVTYGQRTADNRLVFGARGGYRFGGRLRENFNLDEHEIELRRYLFSELFPQLKHVRITHSWGGNLGMARRFRPHMLCDRQRGIALAGGYGGEGVGATNLGGRTLAALILNQHNELTAQPWVLDNRPVSSLASWPPEPCRWLGYNAIIQSFVHEDRTLANPASAPWRRRLASSLADFMEGFMH; from the coding sequence ATGCAACCCCTGCGCACGCTCAGCCTTTGGATGGACCAGCTCGACGAGCCGCTGTGCGCGCGCCCGGCCTTGCGCCAGGACCTCGAAGTCGATGTGTGCATCATCGGCGCCGGCTACACCGGCCTGTGGACCGCCTACTACCTCAAGCGCCAGGCGCCGCACCTGAACATCGCGGTGATCGAGGCCAACATCGCCGGTTTCGGCGCCTCGGGGCGCAATGGCGGCTGGCTGATGGGCAACCTGCTCGGCGAAGACCGCCTGCTCGCCACCTTGTCACCGCAGCAGCGCCGCGCCAGCATCGACCTGCTGCACGGCATCCCCGATGAAGTGCACAGCGTGCTGCAAAGCGAAGGTATCGACTGCGACTACCGCAAAGGCGGCGTGCTGTATTGCGCCGCACGATACCCGGAGCAGGAACGCAGCCTGCGTGCCTACCTCGATGACCTGTACCGCCAGGGCATGACCGAAGACGACTACCGCTGGCTGCGCCCTGAACAGCTGGACGCGCAACTGCGGGTCAGCAATGCCTACGGCGCCATCTACAGCCCGCACACCGCGACCATCCACCCGGCCAAGCTGGCTCGCGGCCTGGCCCGGGCGGTGGAAGCGCTGGGGGTGACGATCTACGAGAACACCCCGGCCATCGACTGGCAACCCGGTGAAGTCCGTTCGCCCTTGGCGCGCATCCGCTGCCAGTGGACGGTACCTGCTGTTGAAGGGTACGCCGCCAGCCTGCCGCCGCTGGGCAAGCACCAGCTGCCGGTGCAGAGCCTGCTGGTGGCTACCGAGCCATTACCCGAATCCACCTGGGAGCAGATCGGCCTCGCCCAGGGCCAGGCCTTCAGCGAAAGCAGCCGCCAGGTCACCTACGGCCAGCGCACCGCCGACAACCGCCTGGTGTTCGGCGCCCGGGGTGGCTACCGCTTCGGCGGGCGCCTGCGCGAAAACTTCAACCTCGACGAACACGAAATCGAGCTGCGTCGCTACCTGTTCAGCGAACTGTTCCCGCAGCTCAAGCACGTGCGCATCACGCACTCCTGGGGCGGCAACCTGGGTATGGCGCGGCGCTTCCGCCCGCACATGCTGTGCGACCGGCAGCGCGGCATCGCCCTGGCCGGCGGCTATGGCGGCGAAGGCGTTGGCGCGACCAACCTCGGTGGCCGGACCCTTGCAGCACTGATCCTCAACCAGCACAACGAACTGACCGCGCAACCTTGGGTACTCGACAACCGCCCGGTTTCGAGCCTGGCCAGTTGGCCGCCCGAGCCGTGCCGCTGGCTCGGCTACAACGCGATCATCCAGAGCTTCGTCCACGAGGACCGGACCCTCGCCAACCCCGCCAGCGCGCCTTGGAGGCGGCGCCTGGCCAGCTCACTTGCGGACTTCATGGAAGGCTTCATGCACTGA
- a CDS encoding cupin domain-containing protein: MSITQFKHTGTAVLDSCNPVAVPIGEPVAVTSVTCVERSDGVETGIWECTPGRWRRQIVQQEFCHFIKGRCTFTPDGGETLVIEAGDALMLPANSTGTWDIQETVRKTYVLIF; this comes from the coding sequence ATGAGCATCACCCAGTTCAAACACACAGGCACCGCCGTGCTCGACAGCTGCAACCCGGTCGCGGTGCCAATTGGCGAACCCGTGGCAGTCACTTCGGTCACCTGCGTGGAGCGCAGCGATGGCGTCGAAACCGGCATCTGGGAGTGCACCCCCGGGCGCTGGCGGCGGCAGATCGTGCAACAGGAGTTCTGCCATTTCATCAAGGGCCGCTGCACCTTCACCCCCGACGGTGGCGAGACCCTGGTCATAGAAGCCGGAGACGCACTGATGCTACCGGCCAACAGCACCGGCACCTGGGACATCCAGGAGACCGTGCGCAAGACCTACGTTCTGATCTTCTGA
- a CDS encoding polyamine ABC transporter substrate-binding protein — MRTLLLAPLMLAASVASAAETVKIYNWSSYVAPDTLKNFQQASGIVPTYDVYDSNETLDGKLMTGNSGYDVVFPSNHFMARQIQGKALKPLDKSQLPNWHNLNPVLMKALEVNDPGNQYGFPYLWGSTGIGYNIDKVKAVLGDNAPVDSWDLIFKPEYMSKLKSCGVAVLDNGPELLPIALHYLGLPHHSQDPKDYEKAKDLLMKVRPYISYFHSSKYTGDLANGDICVVVGFSGDVLQAKNRADEAKNGVKVGYSIPKEGAPMWFDMVAMPADAPDEKAGYAYMNYLLQPEVMANISNHVQYANGNLKADALVDPAMKGNTMIYPSDEVMGKLYALEAMPAKIDRIRTRIWTSIKAGN; from the coding sequence ATGCGCACGCTCCTTCTCGCTCCCCTGATGCTGGCCGCCAGTGTGGCCAGCGCCGCCGAAACGGTGAAGATCTACAACTGGTCCAGCTACGTCGCGCCCGACACGCTGAAGAACTTCCAGCAGGCCAGCGGCATCGTGCCGACCTATGACGTGTACGACAGCAACGAGACCCTCGACGGCAAGTTGATGACCGGCAACTCCGGCTACGACGTGGTGTTCCCGTCCAACCACTTCATGGCCCGGCAGATCCAGGGCAAAGCCCTGAAGCCGCTGGACAAGTCACAGCTACCCAACTGGCACAACCTCAACCCGGTACTGATGAAAGCGCTGGAGGTCAACGACCCGGGCAACCAGTACGGATTCCCGTACCTGTGGGGCAGCACTGGCATCGGCTACAACATCGACAAGGTCAAGGCGGTGCTCGGCGACAATGCGCCGGTGGACTCCTGGGACCTGATCTTCAAGCCCGAGTACATGAGCAAGCTCAAGAGCTGCGGCGTGGCGGTGCTGGACAACGGCCCCGAACTGCTGCCGATTGCCCTGCACTACCTGGGCCTGCCGCACCACAGCCAGGACCCGAAGGACTACGAGAAGGCCAAGGACTTGTTGATGAAGGTGCGGCCATATATCAGCTACTTCCATTCGTCCAAGTACACAGGTGACCTGGCCAATGGCGATATCTGCGTGGTGGTCGGCTTCTCGGGTGACGTCTTGCAGGCGAAGAACCGTGCAGATGAAGCGAAGAACGGGGTGAAGGTGGGGTATTCGATCCCCAAGGAAGGCGCGCCAATGTGGTTCGACATGGTAGCCATGCCAGCCGATGCGCCGGATGAAAAGGCCGGGTATGCCTATATGAACTACCTGTTGCAGCCGGAGGTGATGGCCAACATCAGCAACCATGTGCAGTACGCCAACGGCAACCTCAAGGCTGACGCACTGGTGGACCCAGCGATGAAGGGCAATACGATGATCTACCCCAGTGACGAGGTGATGGGCAAGCTGTATGCGCTGGAGGCGATGCCGGCCAAGATCGACCGCATTCGTACGCGGATCTGGACCAGTATCAAGGCAGGCAACTGA
- a CDS encoding peptide chain release factor 3: protein MTNQAAEVAKRRTFAIISHPDAGKTTITEKLLLMGKAIAVAGTVKSRKSDRHATSDWMEMEKQRGISITTSVMQFPYREHMINLLDTPGHEDFSEDTYRTLTAVDSALMVLDGGKGVEPRTIALMDVCRLRDTPIVSFINKLDRDIRDPIELLDEIEAVLKIKAAPITWPIGCYRDFKGVYHLTGDYIIVYTPGHGHERTEAKIIQKLDSDEARAHLGDQYDSFVEQLELVQGACHEFDQDEFINGQLTPVFFGTALGNFGVDHVLDAVVDWAPRPLSRAAHERTVEPVEEKFSGFVFKIQANMDPKHRDRIAFMRICSGKYEKGMKMRHVRLNKDLRIGDALTFFSSEREQLEEAYAGDIIGLHNHGTIQIGDTFTEGEALGFTGIPHFAPELFRRVRLKDPLKSKQLRQGLQQLAEEGATQVFFPERSNDIILGAVGVLQFDVVASRLKEEYKVECAYEPITVWSARWIACDDKKKLEEFQNKAMENLAIDGGGHLTYLAPTRVNLALMEERWPDIKFRATREHH from the coding sequence ATGACCAACCAGGCCGCCGAAGTCGCGAAGCGCCGCACTTTCGCAATCATTTCCCACCCCGACGCCGGTAAGACCACCATCACCGAGAAGCTCCTGCTGATGGGCAAGGCCATTGCCGTCGCCGGTACCGTGAAGTCGCGCAAGTCCGACCGCCACGCCACCTCCGACTGGATGGAAATGGAGAAGCAGCGCGGCATCTCCATCACCACCTCGGTGATGCAGTTCCCGTACCGCGAGCACATGATCAACCTGCTCGACACCCCCGGCCACGAAGACTTCTCGGAAGACACCTACCGCACCCTGACCGCAGTGGACTCGGCGCTGATGGTGCTCGACGGCGGTAAAGGTGTAGAGCCACGGACCATCGCCCTGATGGACGTGTGCCGCCTGCGCGACACGCCGATCGTCAGCTTCATCAACAAACTCGACCGTGACATCCGCGACCCGATCGAACTGCTCGACGAGATCGAAGCGGTGCTGAAGATCAAGGCCGCGCCAATCACCTGGCCGATCGGTTGCTACCGCGACTTCAAGGGCGTGTATCACCTGACCGGCGACTACATCATCGTCTACACCCCGGGCCACGGCCACGAGCGCACCGAAGCCAAGATCATCCAGAAGCTGGACTCCGACGAGGCCCGCGCGCACCTGGGTGACCAGTACGACTCGTTCGTCGAGCAGCTGGAGCTGGTGCAGGGCGCCTGCCACGAGTTCGACCAGGACGAGTTCATCAACGGCCAGCTCACCCCGGTGTTCTTCGGTACCGCGCTGGGCAACTTTGGTGTCGACCACGTGCTCGATGCCGTCGTCGACTGGGCACCGCGCCCGCTGAGCCGCGCGGCCCACGAGCGGACCGTCGAGCCTGTGGAAGAGAAGTTCAGCGGTTTCGTGTTCAAGATCCAGGCGAACATGGACCCGAAACACCGCGACCGTATCGCCTTCATGCGTATCTGCTCGGGCAAGTACGAGAAGGGCATGAAGATGCGCCACGTACGCCTGAACAAGGACCTGCGCATCGGCGATGCGCTGACCTTCTTCTCTTCCGAGCGTGAGCAACTGGAAGAGGCCTATGCCGGCGACATCATCGGCCTGCACAACCACGGCACCATCCAGATCGGCGACACCTTCACCGAAGGCGAAGCGCTGGGCTTCACCGGTATCCCGCACTTCGCCCCGGAGCTGTTCCGCCGCGTGCGCCTGAAGGACCCGCTGAAATCCAAGCAGCTGCGTCAGGGCCTGCAGCAGCTGGCCGAAGAAGGCGCGACCCAGGTGTTCTTCCCGGAGCGCAGCAACGACATCATCCTCGGTGCGGTCGGTGTGCTGCAGTTCGACGTGGTCGCCAGCCGCCTGAAGGAAGAGTACAAGGTGGAGTGCGCCTACGAGCCGATCACCGTGTGGTCGGCCCGCTGGATCGCTTGCGACGACAAGAAGAAGCTTGAGGAATTCCAGAACAAGGCCATGGAAAACCTGGCCATCGACGGTGGCGGTCACCTGACCTACCTGGCGCCGACCCGGGTCAACCTGGCGCTGATGGAAGAGCGCTGGCCAGACATCAAGTTCCGCGCTACCCGCGAACACCACTGA
- a CDS encoding ABC transporter permease, whose protein sequence is MATRYGKGLLGCATVLVILALLIHWIGIDTIARYRDDLGFYLQAHLVLVLASMAAALAVGIPAGIALSRPHRVDKAERFMQFFNVGNTIPPLAVLAIALSILGIGAGPAIFALFLASLLPIVRNTYEGLKNVPASLKEAATGIGMTPRQQLWQVELPNAVPIIVGGVRVALALNVGTAPLAFLIGANSLGSLIFPGIALNNQPQLLLGAACTALLALVLDAAVSFSSKRWLERGLAG, encoded by the coding sequence GTGGCTACACGCTACGGAAAAGGGCTGTTGGGATGCGCCACCGTGCTCGTCATCCTGGCCCTGCTGATCCACTGGATCGGCATCGACACGATCGCGCGTTATCGCGACGATCTTGGGTTCTACCTGCAAGCGCACCTGGTCCTGGTGCTGGCTTCGATGGCGGCGGCGCTGGCCGTGGGCATCCCCGCCGGCATAGCCTTGAGTCGACCGCACCGGGTCGACAAAGCCGAGCGCTTCATGCAGTTCTTCAACGTTGGCAACACCATTCCCCCCCTGGCCGTTCTGGCCATCGCCCTGAGTATCCTGGGCATCGGCGCCGGGCCTGCGATCTTCGCGCTGTTCCTCGCCTCCCTCCTGCCCATCGTGCGCAACACCTACGAGGGCCTGAAAAACGTCCCCGCCTCGCTCAAGGAAGCCGCCACCGGCATCGGCATGACCCCGCGCCAGCAACTCTGGCAGGTGGAGTTGCCCAACGCCGTGCCGATCATCGTCGGCGGTGTGCGTGTGGCCCTTGCGCTGAACGTCGGCACCGCACCGCTGGCCTTCCTGATCGGCGCCAACAGCCTGGGCAGCCTGATCTTCCCCGGCATCGCCCTGAACAACCAGCCACAGCTGCTGCTCGGCGCCGCCTGCACCGCCCTGCTGGCGCTGGTACTCGACGCGGCGGTGAGTTTCTCCAGCAAGCGCTGGCTGGAACGTGGCCTGGCTGGATAA
- a CDS encoding glycine betaine ABC transporter substrate-binding protein: MNKRIALLLGAALLFAGFAQAAEKPLIRIGARVFTEQTVLAEITAQYLRANGFDVRVTSGLGSSIARQAQETGQLDLMWEYTGVSLVSYNHIDERMPSAEATYAKVKELDAKKDLIWLTPSKFSNTYALGLPKQVAEAYPQINTISDLNQVLRDENQRNHLVALDTEFANRPDGLIGLKQMYDLQVGRANIRQMDAGLVYTAMHNNQVFAGLVYTTDGRLSAFNLKLLEDDKHYFPDYTAAPVVRKQVLDAHPKLVGLLKPLAEQLDDETMRQLNAKVDVEHQNPTTVAATFLREHPMPSEVQP; this comes from the coding sequence ATGAACAAGAGAATCGCCTTGCTGCTGGGCGCGGCCCTGCTGTTCGCAGGATTTGCCCAGGCAGCGGAAAAACCGCTGATCCGCATCGGCGCGCGGGTGTTCACCGAACAGACCGTGCTCGCCGAAATCACCGCGCAATACCTGCGTGCCAATGGCTTCGACGTGCGCGTCACCAGCGGCCTTGGCAGCAGCATCGCGCGCCAGGCCCAGGAAACCGGGCAGCTCGACCTGATGTGGGAGTACACCGGCGTGTCGCTGGTGTCGTACAACCATATCGACGAGCGTATGCCCAGTGCCGAAGCCACCTACGCCAAGGTCAAGGAGCTGGACGCGAAGAAGGACCTGATCTGGCTCACCCCGTCGAAATTCAGCAACACCTACGCGCTTGGCCTGCCCAAGCAGGTCGCCGAAGCTTATCCACAGATCAATACGATCAGCGACCTCAACCAGGTGCTGCGTGACGAAAACCAGCGCAACCACCTGGTGGCTCTGGACACCGAGTTCGCCAACCGCCCGGATGGCCTGATCGGCCTGAAGCAGATGTACGACCTGCAAGTGGGCCGCGCCAACATCCGCCAGATGGATGCCGGCCTGGTCTACACCGCCATGCACAACAACCAGGTGTTCGCAGGCCTTGTGTATACCACCGACGGCCGCCTGAGCGCGTTCAACCTCAAGCTGCTGGAAGACGACAAGCACTACTTCCCCGACTACACCGCTGCCCCGGTGGTGCGCAAGCAGGTGCTCGACGCCCACCCGAAACTGGTCGGCCTGCTCAAGCCACTGGCCGAGCAGCTCGATGACGAAACCATGCGCCAGCTCAATGCCAAGGTCGACGTCGAACACCAGAACCCGACCACGGTGGCCGCCACCTTCCTGCGTGAGCACCCTATGCCTAGCGAGGTACAGCCATGA
- a CDS encoding ABC transporter permease yields MSLLDTFAHLDWAQVLQLTWQHIMLVGVAVSLAIIVGVPLGILMTRFPAVAGPLQASATVLLTIPSIALFGLLLPFYSKFGQGLGPLPAITAVFLYSLLPILRNTYLALTNVEPGIREAARGIGMTFGQRLRMVELPIAVPVILAGVRTAVVMNIGVMTIAATIGAGGLGVLILTSISRSDMSMLLVGAVLVSLLAIIADLLLQTLQRALTPEGLRS; encoded by the coding sequence ATGAGCCTGCTCGACACATTCGCCCACCTCGACTGGGCCCAGGTGCTGCAGCTGACCTGGCAGCACATCATGCTGGTTGGCGTGGCGGTGAGCCTGGCGATCATCGTCGGCGTGCCACTGGGCATCCTGATGACCCGCTTCCCGGCCGTCGCAGGCCCACTGCAGGCCAGCGCCACGGTGTTGCTGACCATCCCTTCCATCGCCCTGTTCGGCCTGCTGCTACCGTTCTACTCCAAGTTCGGCCAGGGCCTCGGCCCGCTGCCGGCGATCACTGCGGTGTTCCTTTATTCACTGCTGCCGATCCTGCGCAACACCTACCTGGCCCTGACCAACGTCGAGCCCGGCATCCGTGAAGCGGCGCGCGGTATCGGCATGACCTTCGGCCAGCGCCTGCGCATGGTCGAGCTGCCCATCGCGGTGCCGGTGATCCTCGCCGGCGTGCGTACCGCCGTGGTGATGAACATCGGCGTCATGACCATTGCCGCCACCATCGGCGCTGGCGGCCTGGGCGTGCTCATCCTCACCTCCATCAGCCGCAGCGACATGTCGATGCTGCTGGTCGGCGCCGTACTGGTCAGCCTGCTGGCGATCATCGCCGACCTGCTCCTGCAAACCCTGCAACGTGCCCTGACTCCAGAAGGACTGCGCTCATGA
- a CDS encoding betaine/proline/choline family ABC transporter ATP-binding protein (Members of the family are the ATP-binding subunit of ABC transporters for substrates such as betaine, L-proline or other amino acids, choline, carnitine, etc. The substrate specificity is best determined from the substrate-binding subunit, rather than this subunit, as it interacts with the permease subunit and not with substrate directly.), whose protein sequence is MIELKNLSKTFNVNGKDVKAVDSVSLTVNEGEICVFLGPSGCGKSTTLKMINRLITPTSGQVFINGEDTSALDEVTLRRHIGYVIQQIGLFPNMTIEENITVVPRLLGWDKQKCHERARELMHMIKLEPKQYLQRYPRELSGGQQQRIGVIRALAAEAPVLLMDEPFGAVDPINREMIQNEFFEMQRALNKTVIMVSHDIDEAIKLGDKIAIFRAGKLLQLDHPDTLLAHPVDDFVSNFVGQDSTLKRLLLVRAEDAADNAPSVSPETPVSDALELLDEHDRRYVVVTDGQNKALGYVRRRDMHRQQGTCGDFLRPFNATASHDEHLRILLSRMYEFNRAWLPVLDAEQVFLGEVTQESIAAYLSSGRSRGAKSSIVSPAEAVAS, encoded by the coding sequence ATGATCGAATTGAAGAACCTCAGCAAAACCTTCAACGTCAACGGCAAGGACGTCAAAGCCGTCGACTCGGTAAGCCTCACCGTCAACGAAGGTGAAATCTGCGTGTTCCTCGGCCCATCGGGCTGTGGCAAGAGCACCACGCTGAAGATGATCAACCGCCTGATCACGCCCACCTCCGGCCAGGTGTTCATCAATGGCGAGGACACCAGCGCGCTGGACGAAGTGACCCTGCGCCGGCACATCGGCTACGTGATCCAGCAGATCGGCCTGTTCCCCAACATGACCATCGAGGAGAACATCACCGTGGTCCCGCGCCTGCTCGGCTGGGACAAGCAGAAGTGCCACGAGCGCGCCCGTGAGCTGATGCACATGATCAAGCTCGAGCCCAAGCAGTACCTGCAGCGCTACCCGCGCGAGCTGTCCGGTGGCCAGCAGCAACGCATCGGGGTGATCCGCGCGCTGGCGGCGGAAGCACCGGTGCTGCTGATGGACGAGCCGTTCGGCGCGGTCGACCCGATCAACCGCGAAATGATCCAGAACGAGTTCTTCGAGATGCAGCGGGCGCTGAACAAGACCGTGATCATGGTCAGCCACGACATCGACGAGGCGATCAAGCTGGGCGACAAGATCGCCATCTTCCGCGCTGGCAAGTTGCTGCAGCTGGACCACCCGGATACCTTGCTGGCGCACCCGGTGGATGACTTCGTGAGCAACTTCGTCGGCCAGGACAGTACGCTGAAACGCCTGCTGCTGGTGCGCGCCGAGGATGCGGCGGACAACGCGCCGTCGGTGAGCCCCGAGACGCCGGTGAGCGATGCGCTGGAGCTGCTCGATGAGCACGACCGCCGTTACGTGGTGGTGACCGACGGGCAGAACAAGGCGCTGGGCTATGTGCGCCGGCGCGACATGCACCGCCAGCAAGGCACCTGCGGCGACTTCCTGCGGCCGTTCAATGCCACGGCGTCGCATGATGAGCATCTGCGCATCCTGCTGTCGCGGATGTACGAGTTCAACCGGGCGTGGTTGCCGGTGCTGGATGCCGAGCAGGTGTTCCTGGGCGAGGTCACTCAGGAGTCGATTGCGGCTTACCTGAGCTCGGGGCGTTCGCGCGGGGCCAAGTCCAGCATTGTTTCGCCGGCCGAGGCGGTGGCTTCTTGA